Proteins encoded by one window of Cloeon dipterum chromosome 2, ieCloDipt1.1, whole genome shotgun sequence:
- the SP1173 gene encoding uncharacterized protein SP1173 isoform X2, protein MVADTQACLSKGLSASIEEMSTTRNTSRPEPGIRNKASKLVNWPLVPLRISLFLFFGGLACLVLFLPLHMREVGLSEYHSRVISTVAPLLSILGPLIVGPASDRLGKHKVLLTSCLLLGAACYCLLLAVPLTSENNHFQESTLNKAPQVQLRCESQLSKIVQERCSTHCPHWSDDRAWEVHIKNCKYDCGEKGEPSKTSVTSTTTPHSDYDDDDYKQPNVEGSISLTEADESNNNFDAIIKEKPMPPTLCFNGSISKGSPVCNMMDPSFNLTVNISLPDVVTKDDTCEYPLSNIKLGYENDTFASLYCRGDCVVKCSLRSSLWEWVPGGQQVCPAHLPSTDPQVTFWSYLLARSVADIFPVAALPLADTMVVVLSSVHNSDVGRELSFGALGAAVITPLVSVLVHYEITPWQNTPSALPILVFALLSLLAALVLSWVKLPSVWYSRRMELGERPSVKVTNPGEAVVLLFVLLLLGIFWGALETYFPWFLKDMYKLEFWQMGLTVTFGLFLTMPLLWNAETLIDYCGFTNIFIATFAFYIIRFIGYGFLEAAWPALVCEIFEVFTLCLMWVTAVIYTRNLTAKHITATSQAFIVLAHFCLGRFLGTLVASTVLNVTSATGPWDFFKGCSVAAAVAGWLYFCIYYCCVRPGCGRKKNSQGSQLSAEATTTNGSYTPLRIYKGNDQAAGRF, encoded by the exons GACTGGCGTGCCTGGTGCTCTTCCTGCCGCTGCACATGCGAGAAGTCGGCCTCTCGGAGTACCATTCGCGCGTCATCTCGACCGTGGCCCCTCTGCTCTCCATCCTGGGCCCTTTGATCGTCGGCCCGGCCTCTGACCGGCTCGGCAAACACAAG gTGTTGCTGACCAGCTGCCTCCTTCTGGGGGCCGCGTGTTACTGCCTCCTGCTCGCAGTGCCGCTAACCTCCGAGAATAACCACTTCCAGGAGTCCACCCTGAACAAAGCACCGCAGGTGCAGCTCAGGTGCGAATCGCAGCTCTCGAAAATCGTGCAGGAGCGCTGCTCGACGCACTGTCCCCACTGGTCCGACGATAGG GCATGGGAGGTGCACATCAAGAATTGCAAATATGACTGTGGTGAAAAAGGCGAACCTTCCAAGACCTCAGTGACGTCAACGACTACACCGCATAGCGActatgatgatgatgattacAAACAGCCGAATGTTGAGGGCTCCATTTCCCTCACGGAAGCAGATGAgtccaacaataattttgatgcTATTATCAAAGAAAAACCGATGCCGCCGACTCTGTGCTTCAACGGTAGCAT CTCCAAAGGAAGCCCTGTCTGCAACATGATGGACCCATCGTTCAATTTGACGGTCAACATCAGCTTGCCTGATGTGGTCACCAAGGACGATACATGCGAATATCCATTGAGCAACATTAAACTCGGCTATGAAAACGATACTTTCGCGTCCCTCTACTGCAGAGGAGATTGCGTGGTCAAGTGCAGCTTGAGAAGCAGCCTGTGGGAATGGGTTCCTGGTGGTCAAcag gtTTGTCCAGCCCACCTGCCATCTACCGACCCGCAAGTGACCTTCTGGAGCTATCTGCTTGCCCGCTCGGTGGCCGACATTTTCCCCGTGGCCGCGCTGCCCCTCGCCGACACCATGGTCGTCGTCCTGTCCAGCGTCCACAACAGCGACGTCGGCCGCGAGCTTTCGTTCGGCGCCCTGGGCGCCGCTGTAATCACCCCTCTGGTCAGCGTGCTGGTACACTACGAAATCACGCCGTGGCAGAACACGCCGTCCGCTCTGCCCATTCTGGTCTTTGCCCTGTTGTCCCTGCTCGCCGCACTGGTTCTCTCGTGGGTCAAACTGCCGTCGGTGTGGTACAGCCGCCGGATGGAGCTGGGTGAGCGGCCCTCGGTCAAGGTAACCAACCCTGGCGAGGCTGTCGTCCTCCTCTTTGTCCTCCTGCTCCTCGGAATTTTCTGGGGCGCTTTGGAAACCTATTTCCCTTG GTTCCTGAAGGATATGTACAAGCTCGAATTCTGGCAGATGGGACTCACTGTGACCTTTGGCCTGTTCCTAACCATGCCCCTGCTGTGGAATGCAGAGACCTTGATCGACTATTGCGGATTTACAAATATATTCATCGCCACTTTCGCATTCTACATAATCCGATTTATTG GGTATGGATTTTTGGAGGCTGCCTGGCCAGCATTGGTGTGCGAGATTTTTGAAGTTTTCACTCTCTGCTTGATGTGGGTTACTGCTGTCATTTACACCAGAAACCTGACCGCCAAACATATAACCGCAACCTCGCAGGCGTTCATAGTTCTAGCGCACTTCTGCTTGG GTCGATTTTTGGGCACCCTGGTTGCCAGCACTGTTCTGAACGTGACTAGCGCCACTGGTCCTTGGGACTTCTTCAAGGGTTGCAGCGTAGCCGCAGCCGTAGCTGGATGGTTGTACTTCTGCATTTACTATTGTTGCGTCCGGCCAGGATGCGGCAGGAAGAAGAACTCACAAGGTAGCCAATTGTCGGCTGAAG CTACAACGACCAATGGATCTTATACTCCTCTGAGGATCTACAAGGGCAATGACCAGGCCGCAGGAAGATTTTAG
- the SP1173 gene encoding uncharacterized protein SP1173 isoform X3 produces the protein MVADTQACLSKGLSASIEEMSTTRNTSRPEPGIRNKASKLVNWPLVPLRISLFLFFGGLACLVLFLPLHMREVGLSEYHSRVISTVAPLLSILGPLIVGPASDRLGKHKQVLLTSCLLLGAACYCLLLAVPLTSENNHFQESTLNKAPQVQLRCESQLSKIVQERCSTHCPHWSDDRAWEVHIKNCKYDCGEKGEPSKTSVTSTTTPHSDYDDDDYKQPNVEGSISLTEADESNNNFDAIIKEKPMPPTLCFNGSISKGSPVCNMMDPSFNLTVNISLPDVVTKDDTCEYPLSNIKLGYENDTFASLYCRGDCVVKCSLRSSLWEWVPGGQQVCPAHLPSTDPQVTFWSYLLARSVADIFPVAALPLADTMVVVLSSVHNSDVGRELSFGALGAAVITPLVSVLVHYEITPWQNTPSALPILVFALLSLLAALVLSWVKLPSVWYSRRMELGERPSVKVTNPGEAVVLLFVLLLLGIFWGALETYFPWFLKDMYKLEFWQMGLTVTFGLFLTMPLLWNAETLIDYCGFTNIFIATFAFYIIRFIGYGFLEAAWPALVCEIFEVFTLCLMWVTAVIYTRNLTAKHITATSQAFIVLAHFCLGRFLGTLVASTVLNVTSATGPWDFFKGCSVAAAVAGWLYFCIYYCCVRPGCGRKKNSQATTTNGSYTPLRIYKGNDQAAGRF, from the exons GACTGGCGTGCCTGGTGCTCTTCCTGCCGCTGCACATGCGAGAAGTCGGCCTCTCGGAGTACCATTCGCGCGTCATCTCGACCGTGGCCCCTCTGCTCTCCATCCTGGGCCCTTTGATCGTCGGCCCGGCCTCTGACCGGCTCGGCAAACACAAG caggTGTTGCTGACCAGCTGCCTCCTTCTGGGGGCCGCGTGTTACTGCCTCCTGCTCGCAGTGCCGCTAACCTCCGAGAATAACCACTTCCAGGAGTCCACCCTGAACAAAGCACCGCAGGTGCAGCTCAGGTGCGAATCGCAGCTCTCGAAAATCGTGCAGGAGCGCTGCTCGACGCACTGTCCCCACTGGTCCGACGATAGG GCATGGGAGGTGCACATCAAGAATTGCAAATATGACTGTGGTGAAAAAGGCGAACCTTCCAAGACCTCAGTGACGTCAACGACTACACCGCATAGCGActatgatgatgatgattacAAACAGCCGAATGTTGAGGGCTCCATTTCCCTCACGGAAGCAGATGAgtccaacaataattttgatgcTATTATCAAAGAAAAACCGATGCCGCCGACTCTGTGCTTCAACGGTAGCAT CTCCAAAGGAAGCCCTGTCTGCAACATGATGGACCCATCGTTCAATTTGACGGTCAACATCAGCTTGCCTGATGTGGTCACCAAGGACGATACATGCGAATATCCATTGAGCAACATTAAACTCGGCTATGAAAACGATACTTTCGCGTCCCTCTACTGCAGAGGAGATTGCGTGGTCAAGTGCAGCTTGAGAAGCAGCCTGTGGGAATGGGTTCCTGGTGGTCAAcag gtTTGTCCAGCCCACCTGCCATCTACCGACCCGCAAGTGACCTTCTGGAGCTATCTGCTTGCCCGCTCGGTGGCCGACATTTTCCCCGTGGCCGCGCTGCCCCTCGCCGACACCATGGTCGTCGTCCTGTCCAGCGTCCACAACAGCGACGTCGGCCGCGAGCTTTCGTTCGGCGCCCTGGGCGCCGCTGTAATCACCCCTCTGGTCAGCGTGCTGGTACACTACGAAATCACGCCGTGGCAGAACACGCCGTCCGCTCTGCCCATTCTGGTCTTTGCCCTGTTGTCCCTGCTCGCCGCACTGGTTCTCTCGTGGGTCAAACTGCCGTCGGTGTGGTACAGCCGCCGGATGGAGCTGGGTGAGCGGCCCTCGGTCAAGGTAACCAACCCTGGCGAGGCTGTCGTCCTCCTCTTTGTCCTCCTGCTCCTCGGAATTTTCTGGGGCGCTTTGGAAACCTATTTCCCTTG GTTCCTGAAGGATATGTACAAGCTCGAATTCTGGCAGATGGGACTCACTGTGACCTTTGGCCTGTTCCTAACCATGCCCCTGCTGTGGAATGCAGAGACCTTGATCGACTATTGCGGATTTACAAATATATTCATCGCCACTTTCGCATTCTACATAATCCGATTTATTG GGTATGGATTTTTGGAGGCTGCCTGGCCAGCATTGGTGTGCGAGATTTTTGAAGTTTTCACTCTCTGCTTGATGTGGGTTACTGCTGTCATTTACACCAGAAACCTGACCGCCAAACATATAACCGCAACCTCGCAGGCGTTCATAGTTCTAGCGCACTTCTGCTTGG GTCGATTTTTGGGCACCCTGGTTGCCAGCACTGTTCTGAACGTGACTAGCGCCACTGGTCCTTGGGACTTCTTCAAGGGTTGCAGCGTAGCCGCAGCCGTAGCTGGATGGTTGTACTTCTGCATTTACTATTGTTGCGTCCGGCCAGGATGCGGCAGGAAGAAGAACTCACAAG CTACAACGACCAATGGATCTTATACTCCTCTGAGGATCTACAAGGGCAATGACCAGGCCGCAGGAAGATTTTAG
- the SP1173 gene encoding uncharacterized protein SP1173 isoform X1: MVADTQACLSKGLSASIEEMSTTRNTSRPEPGIRNKASKLVNWPLVPLRISLFLFFGGLACLVLFLPLHMREVGLSEYHSRVISTVAPLLSILGPLIVGPASDRLGKHKQVLLTSCLLLGAACYCLLLAVPLTSENNHFQESTLNKAPQVQLRCESQLSKIVQERCSTHCPHWSDDRAWEVHIKNCKYDCGEKGEPSKTSVTSTTTPHSDYDDDDYKQPNVEGSISLTEADESNNNFDAIIKEKPMPPTLCFNGSISKGSPVCNMMDPSFNLTVNISLPDVVTKDDTCEYPLSNIKLGYENDTFASLYCRGDCVVKCSLRSSLWEWVPGGQQVCPAHLPSTDPQVTFWSYLLARSVADIFPVAALPLADTMVVVLSSVHNSDVGRELSFGALGAAVITPLVSVLVHYEITPWQNTPSALPILVFALLSLLAALVLSWVKLPSVWYSRRMELGERPSVKVTNPGEAVVLLFVLLLLGIFWGALETYFPWFLKDMYKLEFWQMGLTVTFGLFLTMPLLWNAETLIDYCGFTNIFIATFAFYIIRFIGYGFLEAAWPALVCEIFEVFTLCLMWVTAVIYTRNLTAKHITATSQAFIVLAHFCLGRFLGTLVASTVLNVTSATGPWDFFKGCSVAAAVAGWLYFCIYYCCVRPGCGRKKNSQGSQLSAEATTTNGSYTPLRIYKGNDQAAGRF; encoded by the exons GACTGGCGTGCCTGGTGCTCTTCCTGCCGCTGCACATGCGAGAAGTCGGCCTCTCGGAGTACCATTCGCGCGTCATCTCGACCGTGGCCCCTCTGCTCTCCATCCTGGGCCCTTTGATCGTCGGCCCGGCCTCTGACCGGCTCGGCAAACACAAG caggTGTTGCTGACCAGCTGCCTCCTTCTGGGGGCCGCGTGTTACTGCCTCCTGCTCGCAGTGCCGCTAACCTCCGAGAATAACCACTTCCAGGAGTCCACCCTGAACAAAGCACCGCAGGTGCAGCTCAGGTGCGAATCGCAGCTCTCGAAAATCGTGCAGGAGCGCTGCTCGACGCACTGTCCCCACTGGTCCGACGATAGG GCATGGGAGGTGCACATCAAGAATTGCAAATATGACTGTGGTGAAAAAGGCGAACCTTCCAAGACCTCAGTGACGTCAACGACTACACCGCATAGCGActatgatgatgatgattacAAACAGCCGAATGTTGAGGGCTCCATTTCCCTCACGGAAGCAGATGAgtccaacaataattttgatgcTATTATCAAAGAAAAACCGATGCCGCCGACTCTGTGCTTCAACGGTAGCAT CTCCAAAGGAAGCCCTGTCTGCAACATGATGGACCCATCGTTCAATTTGACGGTCAACATCAGCTTGCCTGATGTGGTCACCAAGGACGATACATGCGAATATCCATTGAGCAACATTAAACTCGGCTATGAAAACGATACTTTCGCGTCCCTCTACTGCAGAGGAGATTGCGTGGTCAAGTGCAGCTTGAGAAGCAGCCTGTGGGAATGGGTTCCTGGTGGTCAAcag gtTTGTCCAGCCCACCTGCCATCTACCGACCCGCAAGTGACCTTCTGGAGCTATCTGCTTGCCCGCTCGGTGGCCGACATTTTCCCCGTGGCCGCGCTGCCCCTCGCCGACACCATGGTCGTCGTCCTGTCCAGCGTCCACAACAGCGACGTCGGCCGCGAGCTTTCGTTCGGCGCCCTGGGCGCCGCTGTAATCACCCCTCTGGTCAGCGTGCTGGTACACTACGAAATCACGCCGTGGCAGAACACGCCGTCCGCTCTGCCCATTCTGGTCTTTGCCCTGTTGTCCCTGCTCGCCGCACTGGTTCTCTCGTGGGTCAAACTGCCGTCGGTGTGGTACAGCCGCCGGATGGAGCTGGGTGAGCGGCCCTCGGTCAAGGTAACCAACCCTGGCGAGGCTGTCGTCCTCCTCTTTGTCCTCCTGCTCCTCGGAATTTTCTGGGGCGCTTTGGAAACCTATTTCCCTTG GTTCCTGAAGGATATGTACAAGCTCGAATTCTGGCAGATGGGACTCACTGTGACCTTTGGCCTGTTCCTAACCATGCCCCTGCTGTGGAATGCAGAGACCTTGATCGACTATTGCGGATTTACAAATATATTCATCGCCACTTTCGCATTCTACATAATCCGATTTATTG GGTATGGATTTTTGGAGGCTGCCTGGCCAGCATTGGTGTGCGAGATTTTTGAAGTTTTCACTCTCTGCTTGATGTGGGTTACTGCTGTCATTTACACCAGAAACCTGACCGCCAAACATATAACCGCAACCTCGCAGGCGTTCATAGTTCTAGCGCACTTCTGCTTGG GTCGATTTTTGGGCACCCTGGTTGCCAGCACTGTTCTGAACGTGACTAGCGCCACTGGTCCTTGGGACTTCTTCAAGGGTTGCAGCGTAGCCGCAGCCGTAGCTGGATGGTTGTACTTCTGCATTTACTATTGTTGCGTCCGGCCAGGATGCGGCAGGAAGAAGAACTCACAAGGTAGCCAATTGTCGGCTGAAG CTACAACGACCAATGGATCTTATACTCCTCTGAGGATCTACAAGGGCAATGACCAGGCCGCAGGAAGATTTTAG